The following proteins are encoded in a genomic region of Pseudomonas saponiphila:
- the norR gene encoding nitric oxide reductase transcriptional regulator NorR has product MTAKSLLTTLLPLVTDLSRELPEGERYRRLLEALRALLPCDAAALLRLDGQWLVPLAVDGLSTDTLGRRFKVSEHPRFAALLASPGPTRFASDSELPDPYDGLVEGLDEHLEVHDCMGCPLFVDERPWGLLTLDALDPQRFEPIELDALQAFASLAAATVSAAERIERLALRAENEHQRAEVYRQASGQQREMIGQSKAHKRLLEEISLVGGSDLTVLITGETGVGKELVAQAIHAASPRAEQPLISLNCAALPDTLVESELFGHVRGAFTGATQDRRGKFELANGGTLFLDEVGELSLTVQAKLLRVLQSGQLQRLGSDKEHQVDVRLIAATNRDLAEEVRSGRYRADFYHRLSVYPLRVPALRDRGRDVLLLSGYFLEQNRSRMGLGSLRLSADAQQALLGYNWPGNVRELEHLIGRSALKALGNCRERPKILSLDAADLDLPGLSEKAPNALAPALESLTPAPLDGDLRQATERYQRQLINACLERHQHNWAGAARELGLDRANLSRLAKRLGLR; this is encoded by the coding sequence ATGACCGCAAAATCCCTACTCACGACCCTGCTCCCCCTGGTCACCGACCTGTCCCGGGAACTGCCTGAGGGCGAACGCTACCGCCGCCTGCTGGAAGCCTTGCGCGCCTTGCTGCCCTGCGATGCCGCCGCGCTGCTGCGCCTGGATGGCCAATGGCTGGTGCCACTGGCCGTGGACGGCTTGAGCACCGATACCCTGGGCCGCCGCTTCAAGGTCAGCGAGCACCCGCGCTTTGCCGCCCTGCTCGCCAGCCCCGGCCCGACCCGTTTTGCCAGCGACAGTGAGCTGCCCGATCCCTATGACGGCCTGGTGGAAGGTCTTGACGAGCACCTGGAAGTCCATGACTGCATGGGCTGCCCGCTGTTCGTCGATGAGCGGCCCTGGGGCCTGCTGACCCTCGACGCCCTGGATCCGCAGCGTTTCGAGCCCATCGAGCTGGACGCCCTGCAGGCCTTCGCCAGCCTCGCCGCGGCCACGGTCAGTGCCGCCGAGCGCATCGAACGCCTGGCTCTGCGGGCCGAAAACGAACATCAACGGGCCGAGGTCTATCGCCAGGCCAGCGGACAGCAGCGCGAGATGATCGGCCAGAGCAAGGCCCACAAGCGCCTGCTGGAAGAAATCAGCCTGGTGGGCGGCAGCGACCTGACGGTACTGATCACCGGTGAAACCGGCGTCGGCAAGGAGTTGGTGGCCCAGGCCATTCACGCTGCCTCGCCCCGGGCCGAACAGCCGCTCATCAGCCTCAACTGCGCGGCCCTGCCCGACACCCTGGTGGAAAGCGAACTGTTCGGCCATGTGCGCGGCGCCTTCACCGGCGCCACCCAGGATCGCCGGGGCAAATTCGAGCTGGCCAATGGCGGCACGCTGTTTCTCGATGAGGTGGGCGAGTTGTCGCTCACGGTCCAGGCCAAACTTCTGCGGGTCTTGCAGAGCGGACAGTTGCAGCGGTTGGGTTCGGACAAGGAGCATCAGGTGGACGTGCGCCTGATCGCCGCCACCAACCGCGACCTGGCCGAGGAGGTGCGCAGCGGACGCTACCGTGCCGACTTCTACCACCGCCTCAGCGTCTACCCGCTGCGCGTGCCGGCCCTGCGCGACCGGGGTCGCGATGTACTGCTGCTCAGCGGCTACTTCCTGGAACAGAACCGTTCGCGCATGGGCCTGGGCAGCCTGCGACTCAGTGCCGACGCGCAGCAGGCGCTGCTGGGCTACAACTGGCCGGGCAACGTTCGCGAGCTGGAACACCTGATCGGTCGCAGCGCCCTCAAGGCCCTGGGCAACTGCCGCGAACGACCGAAGATTCTCAGCCTGGATGCAGCCGACCTCGACCTGCCCGGGCTCAGCGAAAAAGCCCCGAACGCCCTCGCCCCAGCCCTGGAAAGCCTGACGCCGGCGCCCCTGGACGGCGACCTGCGCCAGGCCACCGAACGCTATCAACGCCAACTGATCAACGCCTGCCTGGAACGGCATCAGCACAACTGGGCCGGTGCCGCCCGTGAGCTAGGCTTGGACAGAGCCAACCTCAGCCGCCTGGCCAAGCGCCTGGGCCTGCGCTAG
- the cyoD gene encoding cytochrome o ubiquinol oxidase subunit IV produces MANTHSHDEAGHGSVKSYAIGFILSVILTLIPFGLVMYPSLPKDVTLWIVLAFAVIQVLVHLVYFLHLDRSAAQRNNVVAFIFAALVIVLLVGLSLWIMFSIHTVMMAK; encoded by the coding sequence ATGGCCAACACACACTCCCACGACGAAGCCGGCCACGGCAGCGTCAAGTCCTACGCCATCGGTTTCATCCTGTCGGTCATCCTGACGCTGATCCCGTTTGGTCTGGTGATGTACCCGTCGCTGCCTAAAGACGTGACCCTGTGGATCGTCCTGGCGTTCGCAGTGATCCAGGTGCTGGTGCACCTGGTGTACTTCCTGCACCTGGACCGTTCCGCGGCACAGCGCAACAACGTGGTGGCGTTCATCTTCGCCGCGTTGGTCATTGTTCTGCTGGTTGGTCTGTCGTTGTGGATCATGTTCAGCATCCACACCGTCATGATGGCCAAGTGA
- the cyoE gene encoding heme o synthase, whose translation MSLKHFIQITKPGIIFGNVLSVAGGFFLASKGHVDLAIFLAAMIGTSLVVASGCVFNNCIDRDIDLKMERTKNRVLVQGLISLEVALVYASLLGIAGVALLYYVANPLAALFAVIGFVIYVGLYSLYLKRKSVHGTLVGSLSGAMPPVIGYVAVSNSFDMAALTLLVMFSLWQMPHSYAIAIFRFNDYLAASIPVLPVKRGIRVAKKHILLYILAFLVATLMLTFSGYAGMSYLAVAAAMGMYWLYMAWTGYKAVDDTVWARKLFVFSIFTITALSVMMSVDFKAPTELLLTYAH comes from the coding sequence ATGTCGCTCAAGCACTTTATCCAAATCACCAAACCGGGGATCATTTTCGGTAACGTGCTTTCTGTGGCAGGCGGGTTTTTCCTGGCCTCGAAAGGGCATGTCGATCTGGCCATCTTCCTGGCCGCGATGATCGGCACCTCGCTGGTGGTAGCGTCCGGTTGCGTGTTCAACAACTGCATCGACCGTGACATCGACCTGAAGATGGAGCGCACCAAGAACCGCGTGCTGGTCCAGGGCCTGATCTCCCTGGAAGTGGCCCTGGTCTATGCCTCCCTCCTCGGGATCGCCGGCGTGGCCCTGCTGTACTACGTGGCCAACCCGTTGGCCGCGTTGTTCGCGGTCATCGGCTTTGTCATCTACGTCGGCCTCTACAGCCTGTACCTCAAGCGCAAGTCGGTTCACGGCACGCTGGTGGGCAGTCTGTCCGGGGCCATGCCGCCAGTGATCGGTTATGTGGCTGTGAGCAACAGCTTCGACATGGCTGCGCTGACCCTGCTGGTGATGTTCAGCCTGTGGCAGATGCCGCATTCCTACGCCATCGCGATCTTCCGCTTCAACGATTACCTGGCCGCATCGATTCCGGTGCTGCCGGTAAAACGTGGTATTCGCGTGGCCAAGAAGCACATCCTGCTCTACATCCTGGCGTTCCTGGTGGCGACCCTGATGCTGACCTTCAGCGGTTACGCCGGCATGAGCTACCTGGCGGTAGCGGCGGCGATGGGCATGTACTGGTTGTACATGGCCTGGACCGGCTACAAGGCCGTGGATGACACCGTGTGGGCGCGCAAGCTCTTCGTGTTCTCGATCTTCACCATCACCGCGCTGAGCGTGATGATGTCGGTGGATTTCAAGGCCCCGACCGAGCTGTTGCTGACCTACGCGCACTAA
- the cyoA gene encoding ubiquinol oxidase subunit II, which produces MSKNRYPRLLGLLPLLGMLMLGGCKWTLLDPKGQVGLDERNLIITATILMLLVVVPVIIMTFAFAWKYRASNKDATYAPKWSHSTKIEIAVWLVPVLIIIALGYVTYKSTHALDPYRPLESDAKPVTIEVVAMDWKWLFIYPDQGIATVNKIVFPAHTPVNFRVTSDTVMNSFFIPGLGGQIYAMAGMTTKLHLIANQNTELEGISANYSGAGFTGMKFKAIATSQEDFDAWVNEVKKAPKQLDTAEYEALSKPSQNNPVELYSAYAPNLFQTVIDKYEGMKPGKPLKHEKKEKEVAATEGMDVSSHSAAGAEE; this is translated from the coding sequence ATGAGTAAAAACAGGTACCCCAGATTACTAGGCTTATTGCCGCTGCTCGGCATGTTAATGCTGGGAGGCTGCAAATGGACCCTGCTTGATCCCAAAGGTCAGGTTGGTCTGGATGAACGAAACCTGATCATCACCGCCACCATCCTGATGCTGCTGGTGGTTGTGCCGGTCATCATCATGACCTTCGCCTTCGCCTGGAAATACCGCGCCTCGAACAAGGACGCGACCTACGCGCCCAAGTGGTCCCACTCCACCAAGATCGAGATCGCGGTGTGGCTGGTTCCGGTGCTGATCATCATTGCCCTGGGTTATGTCACCTACAAGTCGACCCACGCCCTGGACCCGTACCGTCCGCTGGAGTCCGACGCCAAGCCGGTGACCATCGAAGTGGTCGCCATGGACTGGAAGTGGCTGTTCATCTACCCCGATCAGGGCATCGCCACCGTCAACAAGATCGTGTTCCCGGCCCATACCCCGGTGAACTTCCGTGTCACCTCCGACACCGTGATGAACTCGTTCTTCATCCCGGGCCTGGGTGGCCAGATCTACGCAATGGCGGGCATGACCACCAAGCTGCACCTGATTGCCAACCAGAACACCGAACTTGAAGGGATCTCCGCCAACTACAGCGGCGCGGGTTTCACCGGCATGAAGTTCAAAGCGATCGCTACCAGTCAGGAAGATTTCGACGCCTGGGTAAACGAAGTCAAAAAGGCACCTAAACAGCTGGACACCGCTGAATACGAAGCCCTTTCCAAGCCGAGCCAGAACAATCCTGTCGAGCTCTACTCCGCCTACGCGCCGAACCTGTTCCAGACCGTCATCGACAAGTATGAAGGCATGAAACCGGGCAAGCCGCTCAAGCACGAGAAGAAAGAAAAGGAAGTGGCCGCAACCGAAGGGATGGACGTGAGTTCGCATTCAGCTGCCGGGGCAGAGGAGTAA
- the hmpA gene encoding NO-inducible flavohemoprotein codes for MLSVQDRTLIKATVPLLESGGEALITHFYRMMLSEYPQVRPLFNQAHQASGDQPRALANGVLMYARHIDQLDQLGDLVAKIINKHVALQILPEHYPIVGGCLLRAISEVLGSEIATPEVINAWGAAYNQLADILIGAEAAIYEQKAQAPGGWRGARAFKLVQKVQESAEITSLYFAPQDQGPILAAEPGQYIGLQLFIDGQEVRRNYSLSALCNQGQYRISVKREPGGVVSNYLHDQCVVGTSIMLFPPAGEFTLKPSDKPLVLISGGVGITPTLPMLEAALATERPVHFIHCARNGQVHAFRHWVDELAQRYPQLKRFYCYAEDDGVSPAADKLGLLTREQLADWLPQQRDLDAYFLGPKGFMAAIKRHLKALGIPEQQSRYEFFGPAAALE; via the coding sequence ATGCTAAGCGTTCAAGATCGCACCCTCATCAAAGCCACCGTGCCCCTGCTGGAGAGCGGTGGTGAAGCGCTGATCACCCACTTCTACCGGATGATGCTTTCCGAGTACCCCCAGGTGCGTCCACTGTTCAACCAGGCGCACCAGGCCAGTGGCGATCAGCCCCGCGCCCTGGCCAACGGGGTACTGATGTATGCCCGGCATATCGACCAGTTGGATCAACTGGGTGATCTGGTGGCCAAGATCATCAACAAGCATGTGGCCCTGCAGATCCTGCCGGAGCATTACCCCATTGTCGGGGGCTGCCTGCTGCGGGCCATTTCCGAGGTGCTGGGCAGCGAGATTGCCACTCCTGAGGTGATCAATGCCTGGGGCGCGGCCTACAACCAGTTGGCGGATATCCTGATCGGCGCCGAGGCCGCGATCTACGAACAGAAGGCCCAGGCTCCGGGCGGCTGGCGTGGCGCGCGGGCATTCAAGCTGGTGCAGAAGGTGCAGGAGAGCGCGGAAATCACTTCCTTGTATTTCGCGCCGCAGGATCAGGGGCCGATCCTCGCCGCCGAGCCGGGCCAGTACATCGGCTTGCAGCTGTTCATCGACGGTCAGGAAGTACGGCGCAACTATTCGTTGTCGGCACTTTGCAACCAGGGGCAGTACCGCATCAGCGTCAAGCGCGAACCCGGGGGCGTGGTTTCCAACTACCTGCATGACCAATGCGTGGTAGGCACGAGCATCATGCTGTTTCCGCCTGCCGGCGAGTTCACCTTGAAGCCAAGCGACAAGCCACTGGTGCTGATCAGTGGCGGCGTGGGCATCACGCCGACCCTGCCGATGCTGGAGGCGGCCCTGGCCACGGAGCGCCCGGTGCATTTCATCCACTGCGCGCGCAATGGCCAGGTGCATGCGTTCCGTCACTGGGTCGACGAACTGGCCCAGCGTTATCCACAGCTCAAGCGCTTCTACTGCTACGCCGAGGACGACGGTGTCAGCCCGGCGGCGGACAAGCTGGGGCTGCTGACCCGGGAGCAGTTGGCCGACTGGTTGCCGCAGCAGCGCGATCTGGACGCCTACTTCCTCGGCCCCAAAGGGTTCATGGCGGCCATCAAGCGCCACCTCAAGGCCCTGGGCATTCCCGAGCAACAGAGCCGCTATGAGTTCTTCGGCCCGGCGGCGGCCCTGGAATAA
- a CDS encoding disulfide bond formation protein B, protein MSDDRLRLGRERRFLVLLGIICLALIGGALYMQVVLGEAPCPLCILQRYALLLIALFAFIGAALSSRRGVTVMETLVVISAIAGAGVAGHHVYTQFYPAVSCGIDVLQPFVDGLPLASIFPLVFQVDGFCSTPYPPILGLSLAQWALLAFVLTVILVPLGVVRNRKKTY, encoded by the coding sequence ATGAGTGACGACAGACTGCGTTTAGGGCGTGAACGGCGCTTCCTGGTGCTGCTGGGGATTATCTGCCTGGCGCTGATCGGCGGGGCCCTGTACATGCAGGTGGTGCTGGGCGAGGCGCCTTGCCCGCTGTGTATCCTGCAGCGCTATGCCCTGCTGCTGATCGCTCTGTTCGCCTTCATCGGGGCGGCCCTGAGTTCGCGACGTGGGGTCACCGTGATGGAAACCCTGGTGGTTATCAGTGCCATCGCGGGGGCCGGGGTGGCCGGGCACCATGTGTACACCCAGTTCTACCCGGCGGTGAGCTGCGGCATCGATGTGCTGCAGCCCTTCGTCGACGGCCTGCCGCTGGCGAGCATCTTTCCCCTGGTCTTCCAGGTGGACGGTTTCTGCTCCACGCCGTACCCGCCGATCCTCGGCCTGTCCCTGGCGCAATGGGCGCTGCTGGCGTTCGTGCTGACGGTGATCCTGGTGCCCCTGGGCGTCGTGCGCAATCGCAAGAAAACCTACTGA
- a CDS encoding cytochrome o ubiquinol oxidase subunit III has protein sequence MSNLVTNAGHAHVDDHGHDDHHHDSGEMTVFGFWLYLMTDCILFASIFAVYAVLVNNVAGGPSGHDIFELPYVLGETALLLFSSITYGFAMLAFFRGNKKQVLGWLAMTFLFGLGFIGMEINEFHLLISEGYGPSRSGFLSGFFTLVGTHGLHVTSGLIWMAIMMYQVQKNGLTATNKTRLSCLSLFWHFLDVVWICVFTVVYLMGTM, from the coding sequence ATGTCGAACTTAGTGACCAATGCTGGACACGCCCATGTCGATGACCATGGGCACGATGACCATCACCACGACTCGGGCGAGATGACCGTATTCGGTTTCTGGCTCTACCTGATGACCGACTGCATTCTGTTTGCGTCGATCTTCGCGGTATACGCGGTACTGGTGAACAACGTTGCGGGTGGCCCGTCGGGCCACGACATCTTCGAACTGCCTTACGTACTGGGCGAAACCGCTCTGCTGCTGTTCAGTTCGATCACCTACGGCTTCGCCATGCTGGCGTTCTTCCGGGGCAACAAGAAGCAGGTACTGGGCTGGCTGGCCATGACCTTCCTGTTCGGCCTGGGCTTCATCGGCATGGAGATCAACGAGTTCCACCTGCTGATCTCCGAAGGCTACGGCCCTAGCCGTTCCGGCTTCCTGTCCGGGTTCTTCACCCTGGTCGGTACCCACGGTCTGCACGTGACCAGCGGTCTGATCTGGATGGCGATCATGATGTACCAGGTGCAGAAAAACGGCCTGACGGCGACCAACAAGACCCGTCTGAGCTGCCTGAGCCTGTTCTGGCACTTCCTGGACGTGGTGTGGATCTGCGTATTCACCGTTGTTTACCTGATGGGGACTATGTAA
- the cyoB gene encoding cytochrome o ubiquinol oxidase subunit I has product MFGKLSLEAIPFHEPIVMVTVAMILLGGVALFAAITYFKKWTYLWTEWLTSVDHKKIGVMYIIVAMVMLLRGFADAIMMRTQLAMATEGSPGYLPPEHYDQIFTAHGVIMIIFMAMPFFTGLMNLVVPLQIGARDVAYPFLNSLSFWLLVSGVVLINLSLGVGEFAKTGWVAYPPLSGLQYSPGVGVDYYIWALQLSGLGTTLTGVNFLATVLKMRTPGMKMMDMPIFTWTCTWANVLIVASFPILTATLALLTLDRYMDFHIFTNELGGNPMMYVNLFWAWGHPEVYILILPAFGIFSEVISTFSGKRLFGHHSMIYASGAISILGFMVWLHHFFTMGSGASVNAFFGLATMLISIPTGVKLFNWLFTIYHGRLRITSQVLWTLGFMVTFAIGGMTGVLLAIPGADFVLHNSLFVIAHFHNVIIGGAVFGYIAGFSFYFPKAFGFKLHEGWGKAAFWFWISGFFVAFMPLYALGFMGMTRRLNATTNPEWVPYLYVAMVGALMIAVGIACQLIQLYVSVRDRKQNMCVSGDPWNAHTLEWSTSSPPPFYNFAVLPKAEGIDPFTEAKEDGTAYAQPGRYQPIHMPNNTATGLVMGALLTVFGFAMIWHIWWMAIASLAGTVIYFAIHAARDDQGYMVPVETIERIEAEQHKRLVSENKIPATRVETSLEQA; this is encoded by the coding sequence ATGTTTGGTAAATTAAGTCTGGAAGCGATACCGTTCCACGAGCCGATCGTCATGGTGACCGTTGCCATGATTCTGCTCGGTGGTGTGGCGCTGTTCGCGGCAATCACCTACTTCAAGAAGTGGACCTACCTGTGGACCGAGTGGCTGACGTCCGTCGACCACAAGAAAATCGGTGTGATGTACATCATCGTCGCCATGGTCATGCTGCTGCGTGGCTTCGCCGACGCCATCATGATGCGTACCCAGCTGGCCATGGCCACTGAGGGTTCGCCTGGCTACCTGCCACCTGAACACTATGACCAGATCTTCACCGCCCACGGTGTGATCATGATCATCTTCATGGCGATGCCATTCTTCACCGGCCTGATGAACCTTGTCGTGCCGCTGCAGATCGGCGCGCGTGACGTGGCCTATCCGTTCCTCAACTCCCTGAGCTTCTGGCTGCTGGTATCGGGCGTGGTGCTGATCAACCTGTCCCTGGGTGTCGGCGAATTCGCCAAGACCGGCTGGGTTGCCTATCCGCCGCTGTCGGGCCTGCAATACAGCCCGGGCGTGGGTGTGGACTACTACATCTGGGCGCTACAGCTATCGGGTCTGGGGACAACGCTGACGGGGGTCAACTTCCTGGCCACCGTGCTGAAAATGCGTACCCCTGGCATGAAGATGATGGACATGCCGATCTTCACCTGGACCTGCACCTGGGCCAACGTGCTGATCGTGGCTTCGTTCCCGATCCTCACCGCCACCCTGGCACTGCTGACGCTTGACCGTTACATGGATTTCCACATTTTCACCAATGAACTTGGTGGCAATCCAATGATGTACGTGAACCTGTTCTGGGCCTGGGGTCACCCCGAGGTGTACATCCTGATCCTGCCGGCGTTCGGTATCTTCTCCGAAGTGATCTCGACCTTCTCGGGCAAGCGCCTGTTCGGCCACCACTCGATGATCTACGCGTCCGGCGCGATCTCGATCCTGGGCTTCATGGTCTGGCTGCACCACTTCTTCACCATGGGTTCGGGTGCCAGCGTCAACGCCTTCTTCGGCCTGGCGACCATGCTGATCTCGATCCCGACCGGGGTGAAGCTGTTCAACTGGCTGTTCACCATCTACCACGGCCGTCTGCGCATCACCAGCCAGGTTCTGTGGACCCTGGGCTTCATGGTGACCTTCGCCATCGGCGGCATGACCGGCGTACTGCTGGCCATCCCGGGTGCCGACTTCGTTCTGCACAACAGCCTGTTCGTGATCGCGCACTTCCATAACGTGATCATCGGCGGCGCGGTATTCGGCTACATCGCCGGCTTCAGCTTCTACTTCCCGAAAGCCTTCGGCTTCAAGCTGCACGAAGGTTGGGGCAAGGCGGCGTTCTGGTTCTGGATCTCCGGCTTCTTCGTCGCGTTCATGCCGCTCTATGCACTGGGCTTCATGGGCATGACCCGTCGTCTGAACGCCACCACCAACCCTGAGTGGGTGCCATACCTGTACGTGGCCATGGTGGGTGCACTGATGATCGCCGTGGGCATCGCCTGCCAGCTGATCCAGCTGTACGTCAGCGTGCGTGACCGCAAGCAGAACATGTGTGTGTCCGGCGACCCATGGAACGCCCACACCCTGGAATGGTCGACCTCGTCGCCACCACCGTTCTACAACTTCGCGGTACTGCCGAAAGCCGAAGGCATCGACCCGTTCACCGAAGCCAAGGAAGACGGCACTGCCTACGCGCAGCCAGGCCGCTACCAGCCGATCCACATGCCCAACAACACCGCTACCGGTCTGGTCATGGGTGCTCTGCTGACCGTGTTCGGTTTCGCCATGATCTGGCACATCTGGTGGATGGCCATCGCAAGCCTGGCCGGCACCGTGATCTATTTCGCGATCCACGCTGCCCGTGATGATCAAGGCTACATGGTGCCGGTCGAGACGATCGAGCGCATCGAAGCCGAACAGCACAAGCGTCTGGTATCGGAGAACAAGATCCCGGCTACCCGTGTTGAAACCTCGTTGGAACAGGCTTAA